The genomic segment CAAATCTAGCCTAGAGAGGTCCaatgaaagttaaaaaataaatcaaatccaTACAAGAGTTACAAGTAAAACTGCAGCATAGATATGGATTCATACACAACAGTTCAGACTTCAAACACATGACAGAATGACAATTGTCAAACATACTAATCAGAAATCTAAAGGATCCTGAATATATTCAAACAGAAGCCAAAATAGAAACATACTTTTTCTGAGTTTGGGCACGCCCAGGATCACTATCCGCAACAGTGATTTCTGCATTGTTGATTTTAATGAACCCAGTGACATATATCGGTACATGAATTTGTCCTCCAGTTGCAAAAACTTTTTCACTGCCAGAATCATGAAGCACAATCTACAAAATCGggtaaaatattataatgatagGTGGTTACAGATATAAATACCTTGATGTacctaaaatgaaaaataaataactaaattagaTAGAAAGGAATACCtcaaaaacaaacatatatgtTCCCACGTCCACGTTCTTAGGGAAAGCATCTAAGACATGAAATCCACTTTCTTGGTCATACTGGAGCTCCTGTGTCACGCAAAGTAGAAGTTACCAGAGATAAGAAAAGGACCCCAGTAAACTAAATGATTGCGCCAgggagaaaaatattttcaagcCTCACCCCTCAGAAGCGACTGACTCATCACTCACCTTGCTGTCAATAATAGCTGAATCTTTTGCACCAGTGCTAAAAGCATGGGCAAGCTTAACTGTTAAAGGTGGTGCAGCTGAACCAAGCACTGTATTCACCTTAACCTGATTAATTATGCAATAGAAATTTGTCAGATATAGTCAACAACACTAATGAAAACTGAAAAGTGGAATAGAAATGCTTAAGTATTGCACAATCACTAATTTAATTCTGTAAAGAGACCTCAtcagaaagtaaaattgtttgGATGAGGGAAGCAACTTAAAGcttgttaataattttaaaaaagaaactacTGAAAATTAATGGCTAATAACAATTATCATATAGAGACAAAGGAAGCCCCAATAAGAACTATGAACTGCTTTGGTAATTTTTTCAGAGGTTAGAATCATTGAAAGCACAGAGAACAATAGGCTTGCACAACAGCTGACACTCAGAAATGGACTACAATCAATAAGCTATTAGGTCACCCTGTATTTTCTACTTTCCTATTTTCAgacaaaaaagttaaaagtcATGATAAGGCATTGGGATTACCCCATCAACTATTCATTATATCCAATCACTAGgaaaaaactaactaaaaattataatattaagaagAAAAGCAATCTAGACAGTACTTTGTTACATACCTTAAGCTGGCCTTCCTTGGTCAATGCATAAACTGTTTCAGGGAGTGACAATATCAATGGAATGGAAATCCTACACCACCATAAGAAATCTAAGTTACATAGTATAACTGAACATGAGGAGGTCAAGATATcaccaaagaaaaaataaaaaggaaatatatCCATAAAGATGCcatttaaaataagattgtTCAAATAAAAACACTTGCCTGTTATTCTCTAGAACAGCTAACGACTCAACTTGATTGAAGAAGTCCTTGGCATTTCCTGGGATTCCAATGCCCAAGAAAAATTTTGCCAGACCCAATATTATATCCCCTGGAAGCTGGAAAACGCAAAGCCATTAACATAAGCAATAAATTCCAGAAACagattgaaaaaaattacaagcAATTTCCTTACACTCTACATACATTTATTTCTCCAGAAGTTACAGCAGCAAATGAAGTAAACCCTCTAACAACTGAAGAAGTTGCAGAAAGAGAACCCCGTTGCTCTTCTCCACCAACAAATTTATCATCAAAATAAAAGGTTCCATCATCTGAAAAATGACAATAGGTTCATCTAAGTCTAAAATGATGAAGTATAATGAATAAGGAGTGGTGGGTTGATGCAAGTGCAATACCCATAAAAGAAGACTGGATAAAAAAGATAAGCTTCGAGCAAATTATATCATTTGATGGAAAATACCACTCTGCATAACAGAAATGCACTGAAGGAAACATGCAACAACAACGCAACCCTACATATATATGTAGAATTTGATTGTCACAAGAAACAGGTCATCAAGGTTCAAGCATTTTGAAGAGATGCGTCTACTCTCTTCAGGTTACTTATTTTACAAATGTAGGATACTGAATTTATTGAAGATACCACGACCTCATTACAAGCCAGTGACAGAAATGGATAACTCAACAAAAACCCTCAATTCTAGAAGTCTCTTCTAGGAAAGCCTACATCCATAGTGCTTGCAAGATTATGATACATCAGCTCTTAAGCAGGTAATTGCAACTTGACTAATAGCTAAGCCCCAAAAAGaccaaaaaataaacaaaatgtgaaaaacaatgaaagccCTAACATAAGGATAAATTTAGAAACTACCACGTACATAAGAACAAATTCTATAAATTGAGACCAAGGCTGTCATGAATTGCTAACTCATGCCAGGGAattctatatttaaaaataaacatcaaCAGAAATCAATTTAAATGAAGCAAAAGCAAAGTTACACATACCATATTTCTCAATGACATCAAAAAGCTTTATTATGTCATTTTTCACTATATTGACCTGCCAATACGGAGCTAATATAAGAAATTGATAGAAGGGTCAAAACAAATTATGTTTGCAAAAGGCAGCAAAAACtagaaaagaacaaataaaggcCACAACAGATGACCACCTAAATGCAGGCACAACACTAGCAAGTTTAACTTCAGTTTCGTGCTATGGCCCTTGACATTTTAACTACCTATAATGCAAATAACgttgtatgcatgaatttcGAGACAATGTATGAAACCTATTACAAGCATAACGATATAATGATCCATAACTTTACCTTAGATTGATCAATTTCAGAAGATGCTAGTGAGATCACTCCGGCAAGAGCTTCAATTGCCAATCCTGTGAAATATATTACGAGATAAACTGTTAATATGGATAAACTATATGATAAACTACATCAATATTCCCAAGGATCTAGCTTCAGCAAAGAAAATATTGGACATAACATAATGGCATATAAGGGATTAATCAAGTATCGGTACTGTTGCGTTTAGGGGAAGCTTAAAGACACAGTTGTTAAATGGAGaagtaagtattttaattagaatCTACAGAATGGTCTTCCACTGTGCAAAACCGCTACTAGTTCCAAGGCTGAGTGTAAATGAGTGCAACTCCCTAAATACTATTTCCTGTAATACTAAATGTAGTTTAACATGTCATACATGAATTCATTCAAATATGATACATGAACTGCACACAATTCTAACAAAGACATTTCACTGCAAATTATTACCAGCAGTATAGGTACTAGACTCTGGATTATCAGAACTATAGCGCCATCTTCCATCACTTTGACTTAGAGCCTGCCCACAATGAAAGACAAAACAAATGTGCAAATCACATTTGAATTGTTGCAACATTATTAATTGATGTAGCATACAGGTGAAACTAATATGTAGGGTGATGATCTCATATGGAAGCCCCTATCATCTCCTATCATCCATATCAGATGAGGCCAAATTAGTATTTGCCATAAAACAAATCTAGTGCTCATCTTATCTTATTTAACAGAAAAAACACAGAAACACAAACCTTGATTGATTGAAAAACCCTGTCAACATCGGCAAGATACGCATCAACATTAGAGTCCTGATCCTGTGTACAAAGAAGGGGCATACAAAAGCAGATAAGGATCATCACGCAATATACTATAACGTTTGCAATCCACAAATCAcagtttaattgttttaaaacaaaatatcacaTCCACTTCTTAAAACATAACATGAGATAAAAAGATTAGGCGTATTCAAACTCCATAAGAAAGGATGAATAAGAAATAAACTTCATTAACGCATCAATACTCCCTAAGGacccaaagaaaaaaaagaaaaaaaaaactgtaaaataGACCTCAGAGATCACAATGTAAAGTAGCAGGCAGAAAATTACCTTTATAAGAACCAAGCCTCCAATTGAGTAGTATATGTCAAGCAAAGTACTCGGGTCATGAACAGTAGCTTTAAGTCTTGAAGCAATATcctattcaaaatattaaaaataaaaacaaaactggAGTCAATTTCCAGCACACCAACAAAAAGTTCACAAGCGGTGACATTAAAACAGCAACCAAATCATGATGATGACAACGAATGCCCAAGCAAGCAGAAATAGAAAAAGCACCTTTAAAGCGTTGCTATTAACATCGcattttaaaatgttgttaacTTTCAAGGCATAGAACAAATCCTTGAGAGAGGAAGCCGAGTCTAGATTTTCCAACACTTTCTGACACGCGTCCCCGCTCAAGTGAGTCTTCTTCTCTTCTAATCCAAGAATCTCAAACACTCTAAGCGCCTCGTACGCGTCTTCTAAGCTGGTAATAGATCAAAGAAGGACAAAAATGGTTGGGTTCAATAGCGTAGAACGTTTAAAAATCTCAAAAAAGCAACACAATTCTAATGATCCATTCGCGTCCACCGATCACAACGAAACGCAACGgtttcaatttattttagaaaattaaacgGATTTGACGAAATCGGCGAAGAACAACGCAATGCGAGCGAGTTTAATTAGGGCTTATGGTTTGACCTGGCGGGAGAGGTAGCGAAGAGATTGATGGCAGCGGATCGGTGAGAGTGAGAGATGGAAGTGGAGAAAGGGAGagaaagaagcaaaagaaatGCTGATGCCACTAGTGTCACTTGTGTGGCCATGCCTGGAACAGCAATGGATCGGAACAAGAGAGAGTGGCCACAGTGCAACGGGGAGGGGAAGACTTTCCCTCTAATGGTTATGGAACGGCTTATATAACATTGTGAATGGCTCACTGGACATTGTCTAATTTGTTTTCGCAGATTAAATTTACAGTTATTAGGTTTAAAACTTTCATTTCCTCATCAATTTCATCGCAACATACTCAAATAATAAAGTGGTAATTTTTCGTATTATGTTTTAGTACATTTTATTTACTACTCCCTTTGTccaaaaacttaattatattttcagttttgataaaatatcttttttctgtcactatttttcttaaataaattatattgatattaatatttttatatttacacaAAAGTAATGtgtattaaattgttttaataaatggcatatttattgttatttaaagtatgttaaaaaatttaaaatattag from the Vigna angularis cultivar LongXiaoDou No.4 chromosome 3, ASM1680809v1, whole genome shotgun sequence genome contains:
- the LOC108324094 gene encoding dolichyl-diphosphooligosaccharide--protein glycosyltransferase subunit 2; the protein is MATQVTLVASAFLLLLSLPFSTSISHSHRSAAINLFATSPASLEDAYEALRVFEILGLEEKKTHLSGDACQKVLENLDSASSLKDLFYALKVNNILKCDVNSNALKDIASRLKATVHDPSTLLDIYYSIGGLVLIKDQDSNVDAYLADVDRVFQSIKALSQSDGRWRYSSDNPESSTYTAGLAIEALAGVISLASSEIDQSKVNIVKNDIIKLFDVIEKYDDGTFYFDDKFVGGEEQRGSLSATSSVVRGFTSFAAVTSGEINLPGDIILGLAKFFLGIGIPGNAKDFFNQVESLAVLENNRISIPLILSLPETVYALTKEGQLKVKVNTVLGSAAPPLTVKLAHAFSTGAKDSAIIDSKELQYDQESGFHVLDAFPKNVDVGTYMFVFEIVLHDSGSEKVFATGGQIHVPIYVTGFIKINNAEITVADSDPGRAQTQKKLDLAGNDVVSLSANHLQKLKFSFQLTTPHGHVFKPQQAFFKMRHETKVEHIFMVGNIGKKFEIILDFLGLVEKLFYLSGRYDIELTVGDAVMENSFLRLLGHLDLDLPKAPEKAARPPPPPVDPYSRYGPKEEITHIFRAPEKKPPLNLSLIFLGLILLPSIGFLVGLLRLGANLKNFPSSTVPATFGILFHVGIAGVLLLYVFFWLKLDLFTTLKAFGLLGAFLMFVGHRILSHVALTSAKLKSA